From one Amaranthus tricolor cultivar Red isolate AtriRed21 chromosome 17, ASM2621246v1, whole genome shotgun sequence genomic stretch:
- the LOC130804342 gene encoding E3 ubiquitin-protein ligase SINA-like 10 gives MAKFSIFNDEDEDDEEFIIPSPKRRRTYTPQSTSALNHDHQQQSSSSQDEHNTDSSVGSTKSSGPVSIILSDPDVFDCPICFCPLTIPVFQCDNGHIACSTCCNNLVDKCPSCCGKIGNNRCRAIEKVIESVQVSCCYLRYGCKETINYCRKHEHEEKCLYAPCLCPFRDCLFRGSSKRLTNHMRKEHAGRVIRFRYNSIFSISPQMDEKVLVLQEDKDGTLFILSHGSKIVVRCFNPTLSNGRFSYDLVLRRGSTSLKFQSFTHCTAEKYSDPPSEDYVLIPAYFYLSGGRAKLEICIWSPEKSRAQIT, from the exons ATGGCGAAATTCTCAATCTttaatgatgaagatgaagatgatgaagaattcaTCATCCCTAGTCCAAAGAGAAGAAGAACTTACACCCCTCAATCCACTTCAGCATTGAATCATGATCATCAACAACAGTCATCATCATCACAAGATGAACATAATACGGATTCTTCTGTGGGATCTACCAAGTCAAGTGGGCCCGTTTCAATAATTTTATCCGACCCAGATGTCTTCGATTGCCCCATCTGTTTCTGTCCTTTGACTATTCCTGTCTTTCAG TGTGACAATGGCCATATAGCTTGCTCTACATGCTGCAACAACCTTGTCGACAAATGCCCCTCATGCTGTGGCAAAATCGGAAATAATCGATGCCGGGCCATTGAAAAGGTTATAGAATCAGTTCAAGTATCATGTTGTTATTTAAGGTATGGCTGCAAAGAAACGATCAATTATTGTAGAAAACACGAGCATGAGGAGAAGTGCTTGTATGCACCATGTTTGTGCCCTTTCCGCGACTGCCTCTTTCGAGGTTCGTCCAAGAGACTTACAAACCACATGCGTAAAGAGCATGCAGGCCGTGTAATTCGCTTCCGTTACAACTCTATCTTCTCTATATCTCCTCAGATGGATGAAAAAGTTCTTGTTCTTCAGGAAGATAAAGATGGAACCTTGTTCATCCTGAGCCACGGAAGCAAAATAGTCGTTAGATGCTTTAATCCAACCCTTTCAAATGGAAGGTTTTCTTATGATCTTGTATTAAGACGAGGTAGCACCTCGCTCAAATTCCAGTCCTTCACACATTGTACTGCAGAAAAGTACAGTGATCCTCCTTCTGAGGATTATGTTCTGATCCCGGCTTACTTCTACCTCAGTGGTGGCCGTGCCAAGTTGGAAATTTGCATATGGAGCCCTGAAAAATCTCGTGCTCAAATCACTTGA